Proteins found in one Salinimonas lutimaris genomic segment:
- the dld gene encoding D-lactate dehydrogenase yields the protein MTGQVDTQSLISSLQNVVGDNFLLTDKEKKQPYCKGFRFGAGEALAVVRPGTLVQIWQILKLCVQADVAVIMQAANTGLTGGSTPDGKDYDRPLVIISTMRIDQIQLVDQGRQIIGLAGSTLFGLEETLAPYGREPHSVIGSSCIGASIVGGICNNSGGALVKRGPAYTELSLFAQINEQGELSLVNNLGIELGDTPEDILSNLEKQKWQDSDVSFPQARASDNEYDERVREVDADTPSRFNNDGRRLHEASGCAGKLAVFAVRLDTFPIPEKKQVFYVGSNDAAVFTKVRRDILSGFTNLPDSGEYLHRDCYDVSKKYGKDMFIVISKLGAKFIPKLFAFKRKFDAFTDKLGFLPNKMSDRVMQYFSYLFPNHLPARMEAYRDKYQHHWILEMSNDGVDEARAYLDEFFKTNDGDYFECTPEEADKAILHRFVAGGAIGRYHTMNSKQVGAMMTIDVALRRNDPDWFEELPPEIDEQIDTKLYYGHLFCHVMHQNYVLKKGADAKQLKGKILQTFDARQAEYPAEHNVGHEYFAKAPLKQFYRQLDPTNSFNPGIGKTTKLKNWQESGCGCGAEHG from the coding sequence ATGACAGGACAGGTCGACACCCAATCTTTGATTTCATCTTTGCAAAATGTGGTCGGGGATAATTTTCTTCTGACCGACAAAGAAAAGAAGCAACCTTATTGTAAGGGCTTCCGGTTTGGTGCTGGTGAAGCACTGGCAGTGGTGCGTCCTGGCACGTTGGTGCAAATCTGGCAGATACTCAAATTGTGTGTACAGGCCGACGTTGCTGTCATTATGCAGGCAGCTAATACCGGTCTGACCGGCGGTTCAACCCCGGATGGCAAGGACTATGACAGACCTCTGGTGATAATCAGCACCATGCGTATAGATCAGATTCAGCTGGTGGATCAGGGCCGCCAGATTATTGGACTGGCTGGCAGCACCTTGTTTGGTCTGGAAGAAACACTGGCACCGTATGGCCGTGAACCTCACTCAGTGATTGGGTCATCGTGTATTGGTGCCTCCATTGTGGGCGGTATCTGTAATAACTCGGGTGGGGCACTGGTCAAACGTGGACCAGCCTACACTGAGCTGTCGTTGTTTGCTCAAATTAACGAGCAGGGCGAGCTCTCGCTGGTCAACAATTTGGGTATCGAGCTGGGCGACACACCCGAAGATATCTTGTCGAATCTGGAAAAACAAAAATGGCAGGACAGTGATGTTTCTTTCCCACAGGCTCGCGCGTCAGATAACGAATATGATGAGCGGGTCAGGGAAGTGGATGCCGATACCCCATCGCGGTTTAATAACGATGGTCGCCGTTTGCATGAGGCTTCAGGCTGTGCGGGAAAGCTGGCGGTGTTTGCGGTGCGTCTGGACACCTTTCCAATCCCGGAGAAAAAACAGGTATTTTATGTAGGCTCTAACGACGCGGCAGTGTTTACCAAAGTGCGTCGCGACATCTTGTCCGGCTTTACCAATTTGCCCGATTCTGGCGAGTATCTGCACCGGGATTGTTACGACGTATCGAAAAAATATGGCAAAGATATGTTTATCGTGATCAGTAAGTTGGGGGCAAAATTTATCCCTAAGCTGTTTGCGTTTAAGCGTAAATTTGATGCATTTACTGACAAACTGGGCTTTTTACCTAATAAAATGTCTGACCGGGTAATGCAATACTTCAGTTACCTGTTTCCGAATCATCTGCCGGCCCGCATGGAAGCTTATCGTGATAAGTATCAGCATCACTGGATTCTGGAGATGAGCAATGACGGGGTGGATGAAGCCCGGGCTTATCTGGATGAATTTTTTAAGACCAACGACGGTGACTATTTTGAGTGTACGCCCGAAGAAGCCGATAAAGCGATATTGCATCGGTTTGTGGCCGGCGGCGCAATAGGCCGCTACCACACGATGAACAGCAAGCAGGTGGGCGCCATGATGACCATTGATGTGGCGCTGCGACGTAACGATCCTGACTGGTTCGAGGAGTTACCGCCAGAGATCGACGAGCAAATTGATACCAAACTGTATTACGGCCATTTGTTCTGCCACGTTATGCATCAGAACTATGTGTTGAAAAAAGGCGCGGATGCCAAACAGCTGAAAGGTAAAATTCTGCAAACCTTTGATGCCCGTCAGGCTGAATATCCGGCCGAGCATAACGTTGGACATGAGTATTTTGCTAAAGCGCCGCTTAAACAGTTTTATCGCCAGTTGGATCCCACTAACAGCTTTAACCCGGGTATTGGTAAAACCACCAAGCTGAAAAACTGGCAGGAGTCCGGTTGCGGCTGTGGCGCTGAGCACGGCTAA
- a CDS encoding PEP-CTERM sorting domain-containing protein: MDKLQFKKGMLCSALPVVVFVASTQLASAAPITLINQDFETGDLTGWNTIGEVTAAGLTNVITSNDTNYEITPNGTTMAFLDSFGATVEQIESFLGLNSGALYNAQLGPTVNTGENMQLTNGSAISQSFMANAGDTIDMSWNYAARDYVPYTDPSFAILTAPDGTTFIDVLASTTGPGLETGSDGISGVFSFAQQLDQTGEYTLAFAVTNSGDTALNATLFIDNAAGSCNPSCNPPGSPENPLLPDEDDTPESFDFSFTVTEPSQPVFIDPIVAVGYDYVVNSGPNVASVILPDIGDGIFEVFGWDGTDYTVFLGEAFANIAFDFGLDGVSQFQVLGIETSELLDPTDPTAFVTGLTFTAAGDVDISQIPVTEDVDFTSVPAPASLSLMGLGLIGLMCSRRRFKGTC, from the coding sequence ATGGATAAACTTCAGTTTAAGAAGGGCATGTTGTGCAGTGCGTTGCCTGTGGTCGTTTTTGTAGCATCGACCCAGTTGGCATCTGCTGCGCCCATCACACTTATTAATCAGGATTTTGAAACCGGAGATTTAACCGGCTGGAATACCATCGGAGAGGTAACCGCGGCCGGACTGACCAATGTCATCACCAGCAACGACACCAACTATGAGATCACGCCAAATGGCACCACTATGGCGTTTCTGGACTCATTTGGCGCCACGGTAGAGCAGATAGAGTCTTTTCTGGGACTTAATTCCGGCGCGTTATATAATGCGCAGCTCGGGCCTACCGTTAACACCGGTGAAAATATGCAGCTGACCAACGGCTCAGCCATCTCGCAAAGCTTTATGGCCAATGCCGGTGATACCATTGATATGTCGTGGAATTACGCCGCCCGGGATTATGTGCCTTATACCGACCCTTCTTTTGCTATATTAACCGCCCCCGATGGCACGACCTTTATTGATGTACTGGCCAGTACCACAGGCCCGGGGCTGGAAACCGGCTCAGATGGGATCTCCGGCGTGTTTTCTTTTGCTCAGCAGCTCGATCAGACCGGTGAATATACCCTGGCCTTCGCGGTGACCAATTCCGGAGATACAGCGCTTAATGCCACGCTGTTTATCGATAATGCCGCCGGCTCGTGCAATCCGTCATGTAACCCGCCGGGCTCACCGGAAAATCCATTGTTACCGGATGAAGATGATACGCCTGAATCGTTTGATTTCTCATTTACGGTAACAGAACCTAGTCAGCCGGTATTTATTGACCCGATTGTGGCTGTGGGTTACGACTATGTAGTAAACAGCGGACCGAATGTTGCCAGTGTTATTTTACCTGATATTGGCGATGGTATTTTTGAGGTGTTTGGCTGGGATGGCACTGACTATACCGTGTTTTTAGGTGAGGCATTTGCCAATATTGCGTTTGATTTTGGACTGGACGGTGTTTCACAGTTTCAGGTGTTAGGTATTGAAACATCAGAGCTGCTGGACCCTACCGATCCTACCGCGTTTGTGACCGGCTTAACCTTTACCGCGGCTGGTGATGTGGATATCAGCCAGATTCCGGTGACCGAGGATGTGGATTTTACCTCTGTTCCTGCACCGGCCTCATTGTCATTAATGGGGCTGGGACTGATAGGACTGATGTGCAGTCGTCGCCGGTTTAAAGGCACCTGCTAA
- a CDS encoding invasion associated locus B family protein produces MQKVFVLCSVLLCLSAAAQAAEDNVYGAWKAHCETARGDKPARCQIQQMVKSKKAQDKTLMGVIVANQAEHPMPHILMRFTAAADQTKGAAVKVDKHDFMRVPIADCDKQVCEVRSFIPDSLLNQMERGKVMWFAYYIGDQQITYSVSLNGFDQAFATLL; encoded by the coding sequence ATGCAGAAAGTATTCGTATTATGTAGTGTGTTACTGTGCTTGTCGGCGGCAGCACAAGCTGCCGAAGATAACGTATATGGCGCATGGAAAGCGCACTGTGAAACAGCCCGGGGCGATAAACCTGCCCGTTGTCAGATTCAGCAAATGGTAAAAAGTAAAAAAGCGCAGGACAAAACCCTCATGGGGGTCATTGTGGCTAATCAGGCTGAGCATCCGATGCCGCATATTCTGATGCGCTTCACCGCGGCGGCTGATCAGACCAAAGGGGCGGCAGTAAAAGTGGACAAACATGACTTTATGCGGGTACCGATTGCCGATTGCGACAAGCAGGTTTGTGAAGTGCGCTCGTTTATTCCTGACAGTCTGTTGAATCAGATGGAGCGCGGCAAGGTGATGTGGTTTGCCTACTACATTGGCGATCAGCAAATTACTTACAGCGTATCGCTAAATGGCTTTGATCAGGCGTTTGCCACATTATTATAA
- a CDS encoding TonB-dependent receptor plug domain-containing protein, with product MQIRKLSAAIALGLTTTSTLSVAASDAQQEIEKITVSSRVVTPLREIATSVFVLDEQDLALRGMPNLSEVLRTAPAVSVSNSGGVGSVTSLRIRGEEGYRTLVRVDGVDISDPTGTQVNANIGQLQTANVSRVEILRGPQGLVYGADAGGVVNIQTGRLEQGVYGSISGEAGRFDTHNVSGEIGGGNDTVSAYLSASDFSTNGFNARLDDTELQDDDGYDNTTFHGRVAVKATDRLTLGLVGRSNQGENQFDGCFDNTTFASINTCSDEFEQNNLRVSADYALDSGHHQLAYTKTLIERENFSAGESGYLTKGTTERVEYIGNTRFNSAYQLVYGIDWEEESITSQSQSRTQTGYYAELQSEPVKNLFTTAGLRYDDNEDFGEHVSYRISSAYLWQTQAGEVKLRGAYGTGFRAPSLYEVEYNRGPFAYAPASDTTLSEEKSKGYEVGVRLTPRTGSFIEMVYFDQQIEDNIYFDLTTFSGYLQDIGTSYSDGVELIGQWLINDNWQLNANYTYNETEDTSGAQRSRRPRQLGTVAVTYTRDALSVAASLRMVADSVDNSMKLKDYALLDISARYALSPAFSVFARLENALDEDYQDISAYRTSGAALYAGAKYQF from the coding sequence ATGCAAATCCGTAAGCTGTCAGCTGCTATTGCGCTGGGTCTTACCACCACATCAACCCTTTCTGTTGCCGCGTCTGACGCTCAGCAAGAGATTGAAAAAATCACGGTTTCCAGCCGGGTTGTGACGCCGCTGCGCGAAATTGCTACTTCGGTTTTTGTGCTTGATGAGCAGGATCTGGCGCTACGCGGCATGCCAAACCTGTCTGAAGTTCTGCGCACCGCACCTGCGGTGAGCGTGAGTAACAGCGGCGGCGTTGGCTCGGTGACGTCGCTGCGTATTCGCGGTGAAGAAGGCTACCGGACCCTGGTGCGGGTGGATGGCGTGGATATTTCCGATCCTACCGGTACCCAGGTCAATGCCAACATTGGCCAGCTGCAAACAGCCAATGTATCTCGGGTAGAGATTTTACGCGGCCCTCAGGGCCTGGTGTATGGCGCGGATGCCGGTGGTGTGGTCAATATTCAGACCGGGCGTCTTGAACAGGGCGTGTATGGCAGTATCAGCGGCGAAGCCGGCCGTTTTGACACACATAATGTCAGCGGTGAAATTGGCGGAGGCAACGACACTGTCAGTGCCTATTTGTCGGCCTCGGATTTTTCCACCAACGGGTTTAACGCCCGCCTGGATGATACCGAATTACAGGATGACGACGGTTACGACAACACCACCTTCCACGGCCGGGTTGCGGTAAAAGCCACCGACCGTCTGACACTGGGACTGGTTGGCCGCAGCAATCAGGGTGAAAACCAGTTTGACGGCTGTTTTGACAACACCACCTTTGCCAGTATCAATACCTGTAGCGATGAATTTGAGCAAAATAACCTGCGAGTGAGCGCCGACTATGCGCTGGACTCAGGCCATCATCAGCTGGCTTATACAAAGACACTCATCGAACGGGAAAACTTTTCTGCCGGTGAGTCTGGCTACCTGACAAAAGGCACCACTGAGCGTGTTGAGTATATCGGTAACACCCGCTTTAACAGTGCTTATCAGCTGGTTTATGGTATTGACTGGGAAGAAGAAAGCATTACATCACAAAGCCAGAGCCGGACCCAGACAGGCTACTACGCCGAGCTGCAAAGTGAGCCAGTGAAGAATCTGTTTACCACCGCCGGGCTACGCTACGATGACAATGAAGATTTTGGTGAGCATGTCAGTTACCGTATAAGTTCAGCCTATCTGTGGCAGACGCAGGCCGGTGAGGTGAAACTTCGCGGCGCCTACGGAACCGGCTTTCGCGCTCCCAGCCTGTACGAAGTGGAATATAACCGTGGGCCATTTGCCTACGCACCAGCGTCAGACACCACGCTTAGCGAAGAAAAATCTAAAGGATATGAAGTGGGCGTGCGCCTGACGCCCCGGACAGGCTCATTTATTGAAATGGTGTATTTTGACCAGCAGATTGAGGACAATATCTACTTTGACCTGACCACTTTCTCGGGTTACCTGCAGGATATCGGCACTTCCTATTCTGATGGTGTAGAGCTGATTGGCCAGTGGCTGATTAATGACAACTGGCAGCTAAATGCCAACTATACCTACAATGAAACCGAAGACACCAGCGGCGCCCAGCGCAGTCGTCGTCCGCGTCAGCTGGGTACTGTGGCGGTCACCTACACCCGCGATGCCCTGAGCGTGGCCGCTTCGCTGCGCATGGTAGCTGACTCGGTGGATAACAGTATGAAGCTAAAAGACTATGCTCTGCTTGATATCAGCGCCCGGTATGCCCTGAGCCCGGCTTTCTCGGTATTTGCCCGGCTGGAAAATGCACTGGATGAAGATTATCAGGATATTAGCGCCTACCGCACCAGCGGCGCAGCGCTATATGCCGGAGCAAAGTATCAGTTCTGA
- a CDS encoding histidine phosphatase family protein: protein MHSASDMWVYLCRHGQTQWNYSKTLQGQLNSPLTELGEQQAIALGQKARQWNIEKVASSSLGRAIQTATLCAQQLNVPRSEYPLLAERHFGDWQGKPAAQLADYQQFRQVRYAQPDTRPPGRGESTNMVIERLTTGLNQLARQETARRILIISHGDALACLAGTFGQHKALQNGEGLALRYDQYRWHWHGWLD, encoded by the coding sequence ATGCATTCGGCCAGCGACATGTGGGTTTATCTGTGCCGTCATGGCCAGACCCAGTGGAATTACAGCAAAACATTGCAGGGCCAGCTTAACAGTCCGCTCACCGAACTGGGGGAACAACAGGCAATAGCGCTAGGGCAGAAAGCACGGCAATGGAATATTGAAAAAGTGGCCAGCTCGTCACTGGGCAGAGCTATTCAGACTGCCACCTTGTGTGCGCAGCAGCTCAATGTCCCGCGCAGTGAGTATCCGCTACTGGCGGAGCGCCACTTTGGTGACTGGCAGGGCAAGCCGGCAGCACAGCTGGCGGACTATCAGCAGTTTCGTCAGGTACGTTACGCTCAGCCGGACACCCGCCCGCCGGGACGCGGCGAAAGCACCAATATGGTAATTGAACGCCTGACTACCGGCCTGAACCAACTGGCCAGACAGGAAACGGCACGCCGCATACTAATCATTAGTCATGGTGACGCACTGGCGTGTCTGGCCGGTACCTTCGGCCAGCACAAAGCCCTGCAAAACGGTGAAGGGCTGGCACTGCGTTATGACCAATACCGGTGGCACTGGCACGGCTGGCTGGACTAA
- the cobO gene encoding cob(I)yrinic acid a,c-diamide adenosyltransferase translates to MSEQDKQKHKARMQAHKEKVDERIAQATEERGIVIVITGNGKGKSTSGFGTVARAVGHGMNAAVVQYVKGTWPCGERDLLQQVGVPFHVMGTGFTWETQDKETDMKAAQAAWEQSRQWLADPQIDLVLLDEITYMLTYKYLDVDDVLQALANRPVHQSVVITGRACHRAVIDIADTVSEVRPQKHAFDAGIKAQKGIDW, encoded by the coding sequence ATGAGTGAACAGGACAAGCAAAAACATAAAGCCCGGATGCAGGCACACAAGGAAAAAGTGGATGAGCGTATTGCGCAGGCAACCGAAGAGCGCGGTATTGTTATTGTGATTACCGGTAATGGTAAGGGTAAGTCCACGTCTGGATTTGGTACGGTGGCCCGGGCTGTCGGACATGGGATGAACGCGGCCGTCGTGCAGTATGTAAAAGGCACCTGGCCCTGTGGTGAGCGCGATTTACTGCAACAGGTCGGTGTGCCGTTTCATGTAATGGGCACCGGCTTTACCTGGGAAACTCAGGATAAAGAGACTGATATGAAAGCCGCACAGGCCGCCTGGGAGCAGTCCAGACAGTGGCTGGCTGACCCACAGATTGATTTGGTACTGCTGGATGAAATCACCTACATGCTGACCTACAAATATCTGGATGTGGACGATGTGCTACAGGCACTGGCTAACCGTCCGGTTCATCAAAGTGTGGTGATCACCGGCCGCGCCTGCCATCGCGCTGTGATAGACATAGCAGATACCGTCAGTGAAGTACGCCCGCAAAAACATGCGTTTGATGCCGGTATCAAAGCACAAAAAGGCATAGACTGGTGA
- a CDS encoding cobyric acid synthase, which translates to MHQTARRHGVTIMVQGTSSDAGKSMLVAALCRCLKQRGFRVAPFKPQNMALNSAVTADGGEIGRAQAVQAMAAGVAPHVDMNPVLLKPSSDTGAQVIIHGKVVADMQARPYHDYKTIAMQAVLASHQRLIEAYDVVVVEGAGSPAEVNLRDRDIANMGFAEAVDCPVLLIADIDRGGVFAQLVGTLALLSDSEQARIKGMVINKFRGDISLLQPGLDWLENYTGKPVTGVLPYLHNLALAAEDAIAAEQTTDTTLPQLNVVVPVFSRISNHTDFDALRAHPQVNLQYIPQHAPLPAADLIILPGSKNVRSDLALLRENGWDNDIARHLRYGGKVIGICGGYQMLGQHIDDPDGVEDMPGGSRGLNLLPVTTVLTGHKKLTRDTATLLARPEIALTGYQIHVGVSQLTDNACGSALCRLGTGEHEGYISQDDQIIGSYLHGLFDHPQALQYFLQWAGLNAPISESYTLQQETDIERLAALCNAHLDWQAIDALTGPPPRQVTTGDSYE; encoded by the coding sequence ATGCATCAGACAGCCCGCCGTCACGGTGTGACCATCATGGTTCAGGGAACCTCCTCTGATGCCGGCAAAAGTATGCTGGTTGCTGCGTTATGTCGCTGCCTCAAACAGCGCGGCTTTAGAGTCGCCCCCTTTAAACCACAGAATATGGCACTTAACAGTGCGGTGACCGCCGATGGTGGAGAGATTGGCCGGGCTCAGGCGGTGCAGGCTATGGCGGCCGGCGTGGCCCCGCATGTGGATATGAATCCGGTATTGCTTAAACCCAGCAGCGATACCGGCGCTCAGGTCATTATTCATGGTAAGGTGGTGGCTGACATGCAGGCGCGTCCCTATCATGACTATAAAACCATTGCCATGCAGGCCGTTCTGGCCTCCCATCAGCGACTTATTGAAGCGTATGATGTGGTTGTGGTAGAAGGGGCCGGCAGCCCGGCTGAGGTCAATTTACGAGACCGGGATATTGCTAACATGGGGTTTGCTGAAGCCGTCGACTGCCCGGTATTGCTGATTGCTGATATTGACCGGGGCGGCGTTTTTGCCCAGCTGGTCGGCACCCTGGCACTGCTCAGTGACTCTGAGCAGGCGCGAATTAAAGGCATGGTGATTAATAAGTTTCGCGGTGATATCAGCTTGCTGCAGCCCGGTCTCGACTGGCTGGAAAATTATACCGGTAAACCGGTCACCGGTGTATTGCCATACCTGCATAATCTGGCACTGGCCGCCGAGGATGCGATTGCCGCTGAGCAGACAACGGATACCACACTGCCTCAGCTTAATGTGGTGGTGCCGGTATTCAGTCGAATCAGCAATCATACGGATTTTGACGCGCTGCGCGCCCATCCGCAGGTAAACCTGCAATATATACCGCAACATGCTCCGCTACCGGCGGCCGACCTTATCATTTTGCCGGGCAGCAAGAATGTGCGCAGCGATCTGGCTTTGTTGCGTGAAAACGGCTGGGATAACGACATCGCCCGCCATCTGCGCTACGGTGGTAAAGTCATAGGCATCTGCGGCGGTTATCAGATGCTTGGTCAGCACATTGATGATCCGGATGGCGTAGAAGATATGCCCGGCGGCAGCCGCGGACTGAATCTTCTGCCCGTGACCACCGTACTGACCGGCCACAAAAAGCTGACCCGGGATACCGCTACCCTGCTGGCTCGCCCTGAAATTGCGCTAACCGGTTATCAGATTCATGTGGGTGTCAGTCAGCTTACCGATAACGCCTGCGGATCGGCTTTGTGCCGGCTTGGCACTGGCGAGCATGAAGGTTACATCAGTCAGGATGACCAGATTATTGGCAGTTATCTGCACGGGTTGTTCGACCATCCCCAGGCACTGCAATATTTTTTGCAGTGGGCAGGGCTTAATGCACCAATAAGCGAGTCTTACACCTTGCAGCAGGAAACAGACATCGAGCGACTGGCCGCCCTGTGCAACGCACACCTTGACTGGCAGGCCATCGACGCCCTGACCGGTCCCCCACCACGTCAGGTTACAACAGGAGATTCTTATGAGTGA
- a CDS encoding ABC transporter ATP-binding protein, whose amino-acid sequence MIDISHLAKKFAVESPKKLSEQEKKDPRLQGRFFHSVKNVSFRCEKGQVVGLLGPNGAGKTTTLRILSTALKPDEGTVSINGVDILKDPLVARKKIGFLSSSTGLYGRLSGRENIAYFGQLHGMSKGAIADKIEQMADLLEMHSFLDRRAENFSSGMKQKISIARAVVHNPELVILDEPTTGLDIMATATVIAFIERLKADGVPVIFSTHHLDEVQALCDRVVVINQGQTVFNDSLAVFSDLSGGHMHQSFLSTLQAPVGEIV is encoded by the coding sequence ATGATCGACATCTCGCATCTTGCTAAGAAGTTTGCGGTGGAATCACCCAAAAAGCTCAGCGAGCAGGAAAAAAAGGACCCGCGCCTACAGGGGCGTTTTTTTCATTCGGTTAAAAATGTCAGTTTTCGATGTGAAAAAGGTCAGGTGGTTGGATTACTGGGGCCTAACGGGGCGGGTAAAACCACTACATTGCGCATCCTGTCTACCGCGCTCAAACCCGATGAAGGCACGGTGAGCATTAATGGTGTGGATATCTTAAAAGATCCGCTGGTGGCGCGTAAAAAAATTGGCTTTCTGTCCAGTTCTACAGGGCTCTATGGGCGTTTGTCCGGGCGGGAAAATATTGCTTATTTTGGTCAGCTGCACGGTATGAGTAAAGGTGCGATCGCCGATAAAATCGAGCAAATGGCGGATTTACTAGAAATGCATAGTTTTCTGGACCGCCGGGCCGAAAACTTCTCATCCGGCATGAAGCAGAAAATATCGATTGCCAGAGCGGTGGTCCATAATCCGGAGCTGGTCATTCTTGATGAGCCCACCACCGGTCTCGATATTATGGCAACCGCCACGGTCATCGCATTTATTGAGCGGCTTAAAGCGGATGGTGTGCCGGTGATCTTTTCCACTCACCATTTAGATGAGGTACAGGCACTGTGTGACCGGGTGGTGGTGATCAATCAGGGTCAAACGGTGTTTAATGATTCGCTGGCGGTGTTCAGTGATTTGTCCGGCGGACACATGCACCAGAGCTTTTTATCAACACTGCAAGCACCGGTTGGAGAGATAGTCTGA
- a CDS encoding ABC transporter permease, which translates to MWLIFKKELRELLRDRKTLIFMIALPLLVFPLLAGVGIFFGSNAMEKAQNEVLRFAITGNTELTQIDEKMLAEPDKFERVELSPEADYMALIRREQLDFVLEIPDNYHPDILSAGQHTLNLYYNDAELNLVYQRVAAIVDPISEAFQIQAFNTLQLNDKQQAALITPLVIERKNVADDREVWGERLGAILPYFLFILCLQGAMAPAADMGAGEKERGTLETLLITPMPRHKLVMGKFLAICLSGIITALLTVSSMAIWSFVLAQGMAIKFVADLVASVGVTDFMLMFMMLIPVVAIFSSLLLSLSIYARSFKESQSYMGGLIMIAIFPIVLSMIPGTKLEGVWVWVPLTNVSLAMKELMKGTMDYFALLGIFGSTVIIAGVLLAFSVHWFNREKVLFR; encoded by the coding sequence ATGTGGTTGATTTTTAAAAAAGAACTAAGAGAACTGCTGCGCGACCGCAAAACACTCATTTTTATGATTGCATTGCCACTACTGGTGTTTCCGTTGCTTGCCGGGGTGGGAATTTTCTTTGGCTCAAATGCCATGGAAAAAGCCCAGAATGAGGTTCTGAGATTTGCCATTACCGGCAATACTGAATTGACCCAGATTGATGAGAAAATGCTGGCTGAACCGGATAAATTCGAGAGGGTGGAATTATCGCCAGAGGCTGATTACATGGCACTGATTCGCCGTGAGCAGCTGGATTTTGTGCTGGAAATACCCGACAACTATCATCCGGATATTTTAAGCGCCGGGCAGCACACGCTGAATCTTTATTATAATGACGCTGAGCTTAACCTGGTGTATCAGCGGGTTGCCGCTATTGTGGATCCTATCTCCGAGGCCTTTCAGATACAGGCGTTTAACACGCTGCAACTGAACGACAAGCAGCAGGCCGCGCTGATAACACCGCTGGTGATTGAGCGTAAAAATGTCGCGGATGACCGGGAAGTATGGGGCGAACGGCTCGGCGCTATTTTACCCTATTTTCTGTTTATTCTGTGTTTGCAGGGAGCCATGGCGCCGGCTGCTGATATGGGCGCAGGTGAAAAAGAACGTGGCACACTGGAAACCCTGCTAATCACGCCCATGCCGCGACACAAGCTGGTTATGGGTAAGTTTCTGGCCATCTGTCTGTCGGGTATTATCACTGCGCTTCTGACCGTCAGCAGTATGGCAATCTGGTCATTTGTACTGGCGCAGGGTATGGCCATCAAATTTGTTGCTGATCTGGTGGCATCCGTCGGGGTAACCGATTTTATGCTGATGTTTATGATGCTGATTCCGGTCGTAGCCATCTTTTCTTCTTTGCTGCTCTCGCTGTCGATTTATGCGCGTTCATTTAAAGAGTCCCAGAGCTATATGGGCGGGCTGATTATGATTGCCATTTTCCCGATTGTGCTGTCGATGATCCCGGGCACAAAGCTCGAGGGTGTATGGGTCTGGGTGCCACTGACCAATGTGTCGCTGGCCATGAAAGAGCTGATGAAGGGCACCATGGATTACTTCGCGCTGTTAGGGATTTTTGGCTCAACTGTCATCATCGCCGGAGTTCTGCTGGCTTTTTCGGTTCACTGGTTCAATCGGGAAAAAGTCTTGTTCCGCTAA